A window from Malassezia restricta chromosome I, complete sequence encodes these proteins:
- a CDS encoding iron-sulfur cluster assembly protein ISA1: MFRIAAFRLIHQNGTRPLLRQGLRMVASDATLSSGSGLTKERLGQASPSPKTSVSEKRSKVSERIQQRAQKKAAITLTPTAVEHMRRLMHASDGPKLVRVGVKNKGCAGMSYHLEYVEPGQEGKFDERVKQDDVEVLIDSRALFSIIGSEMDWKEDRMSARFVFNNPNVKDACGCGESFMV, encoded by the coding sequence ATGTTCCGCATTGCTGCTTTTCGTCTGATTCACCAAAATGGAACTCGTCCACTTTTAAGACAGGGACTACGAATGGTAGCCAGTGATGCTACGCTGTCCTCTGGAAGCGGTCTCACCAAAGAGCGTTTGGGTCAAGCATCGCCTTCTCCGAAAACTAGTGTATCAGAAAAACGCTCGAAGGTCTCTGAGCGAATTCAACAGCGAGCACAAAAAAAGGCTGCCATCACACTTACACCCACTGCTGTGGAACACATGAGACGACTGATGCATGCTAGTGATGGTCCAAAGCTTGTTCGGGTGGGTGTAAAGAACAAGGGTTGTGCTGGTATGAGCTATCACCTTGAATACGTCGAACCTGGCCAAGAAGGCAAGTTTGATGAGCGTGTGAAGCAAGATGATGTAGAAGTCCTGATTGATTCACGCGCTTTATTCAGTATCATTGGCTCTGAAATGGACTGGAAAGAGGATCGAATGTCGGCACGTTTTGTGTTCAACAACCCCAATGTGAAGGATGCCTGCGGATGTGGTGAGTCTTTTATGGTCTAA
- a CDS encoding membrane protein TMS1, translating to MAWFLLPWLISPIVSCCTVASVSLCTSTAASMMCKSCNCQSSMATRVGYAMLFCFDALLAWISLTPSLARSIEDWTFHYVQVKCIRQETCIGVLAVHRITLALAVFHVVLGLMLLEVRNSRDPRASIQNGWWGPKILSLLAVIMAMFLLPSGVIVAWANYAAPLFAMAFIFLGLVLLVDFAHTWSETCLDEWERHGNDVWKYILVGTTLGSYMLVAVATVLLYIFFAPSYCTTNRALITCNLLLAVLLTVLCVHPRIQEANPRSGLAQCSMVLAYMTYLLASALMNRGDERCNPIARGRGESAQTTAAVLGAVFTFVAIAYSTTRAATHSRMLVGQAEGEIALDTEPMPLDATITTPPAPKNTLRIEAIRSAVAAGSLPQSILDEELQTQQGMEERTDASNDDERQGTRYNYTIFHFIFALAACYVAMLLTDWQSLHHESTSADSMTMYIGTSKVSMWIRIISAWLCAALYGWSLLAPALLPERFN from the coding sequence ATGGCCTGGTTCTTGTTACCATGGCTCATTTCGCCCATTGTTTCATGCTGCACAGTGGCCAGTGTGTCGCTATGTACATCGACGGCCGCATCCATGATGTGTAAATCGTGCAACTGCCAATCCTCCATGGCGACCCGTGTGGGCTATGCCATGTTGTTTTGTTTTGATGCTTTATTGGCATGGATTAGCCTGACGCCCAGTCTTGCTCGATCGATAGAGGATTGGACGTTTCACTATGTACAGGTCAAGTGCATCCGACAGGAAACGTGCATTGGTGTTCTGGCCGTCCACCGAATTACACTAGCTCTTGCGGTGTTTCATGTGGTGCTGGGCCTCATGCTTCTAGAGGTTCGAAACTCACGCGATCCGCGAGCATCGATTCAGAACGGATGGTGGGGACCCAAAATTCTCTCATTGCTCGCTGTGATCATGGCTATGTTTCTCTTGCCGAGTGGGGTTATAGTGGCATGGGCTAACTATGCCGCACCTCTCTTTGCCATGGCTTTTATATTCTTGGGCTTGGTGTTGCTGGTGGATTTTGCTCATACGTGGTCGGAGACCTGTTTGGATGAATGGGAAAGGCATGGTAATGACGTGTGGAAGTACATCTTGGTGGGAACCACTTTGGGCTCGTATATGCTTGTTGCAGTGGCCACGGTATTGCTGTATATATTTTTTGCCCCGTCGTACTGCACGACGAATCGTGCCTTGATTACATGTAACTTACTCCTGGCAGTGCTGCTCACGGTTCTGTGTGTGCACCCACGTATTCAAGAGGCCAACCCACGCAGTGGCCTAGCTCAGTGCAGTATGGTGCTGGCATACATGACTTATCTCCTTGCTTCCGCCCTCATGAACCGCGGCGATGAGCGATGCAATCCCATTGCTCGTGGACGTGGTGAGAGTGCACAAACAACGGCAGCTGTCCTTGGTGCCGTATTCACCTTTGTTGCGATTGCCTATTCGACAACCCGTGCAGCGACGCATTCGCGCATGCTGGTCGGTCAAGCTGAGGGCGAGATCGCTCTGGACACAGAGCCCATGCCTCTGGATGCGACGATTACTACACCGCCGGCACCCAAGAATACCTTGCGTATAGAGGCGATTCGTTCGGCTGTGGCCGCGGGCTCCTTGCCGCAGTCCATCCTAGACGAAGAGCTTCAGACCCAGCAAGGCATGGAGGAGAGGACAGATGCATCAAatgacgacgagcgacAAGGCACGCGCTACAACTATACCATTTTCCACTTTATCTTTGCATTAGCTGCTTGCTATGTGGCAATGCTGCTTACTGACTGGCAGTCGCTGCATCACGAGTCGACGTCCGCGGATTCGATGACGATGTACATCGGCACTAGCAAGGTATCTATGTGGATCCGCATCATTAGTGCTTGGCTCTGTGCGGCATTGTATGGGTGGTCTCTCCTAGCACCTGCTCTACTTCCCGAGCGATTCAACTAG
- a CDS encoding GTPase produces the protein MYGHVFSRIIQSARCQRFISTDALAKHKADYRRNRKSRHFVDTLLVQVHAGHGGDGCVSFHREKFVQIGPAAGGNGGTGGNVYLRCDPTIHSLARVSKRVAATNGTHGEGDWLHGRSGTDVTIHVPVGTTVRSLGQILNEKSAAAQPYLNYLFSPQARKSLTIDLDETPEIAASRSSVWRHFPRFEEDNYERQHFRAAEEKLLRELRAWSKHKSHVPSVASQSCMTNLEPYEVSDIRADAGWCMDMDLPTPPEDRGILLARGGEGGLGNPHFLLEKYHAPKIATQGMPGESLLLSLEYKQPSDIGLVGLPNAGKSTLLRCLSRADAEVGSYSFTTLSPNFGVMRFGPDGHMFSQDDRNEHEMQRLTVADMPGIIKDASKNKGLGHEFLRHIERCSMLVYVIDFGPTNPRPSSEVLILNRELEQYRPGLIDRVALVAANKADLLGGTHNPYTEEDAREKLLRFRQDVDMIFEPRSVPVIPISAKHQLNIDRMAKHLQSRCTL, from the coding sequence ATGTACGGACATGTGTTCTCACGCATCATACAAAGCGCGCGGTGCCAGCGCTTCATTTCAACAGATGCATTAGCGAAGCATAAAGCAGACTATAGACGGAACCGTAAATCGCGCCATTTCGTTGATACCCTTCTGGTGCAGGTTCATGCGGGGCACGGCGGCGATGGATGTGTCTCGTTCCATCGAGAAAAATTTGTACAAATCGGtcctgctgctggtggaAACGGCGGCACAGGAGGTAACGTATATCTCCGATGTGATCCAACGATACACTCCCTAGCGCGTGTCTCGAAACGAGTCGCTGCAACCAACGGTACGCATGGCGAAGGAGATTGGCTGCATGGACGAAGCGGTACCGATGTAACTATTCATGTTCCTGTCGGCACCACGGTTCGAAGTCTCGGGCAAATCTTGAACGAGAAAagtgcagctgcacaaCCATACTTGAACTATCTTTTCTCGCCTCAAGCTCGAAAATCCCTCACAATTGATTTGGATGAAACGCCAGAGATCGCtgcttcgcgctcgtccgtgTGGCGACACTTCCCACGTTTCGAAGAAGACAATTATGAAAGGCAGCATTTTCGTGCTGCAGAAGAGAAACTGCTACGTGAGCTACGAGCGTGGTCCAAGCACAAATCCCATGTCCCGTCAGTGGCATCACAATCCTGCATGACAAACTTGGAACCTTATGAGGTCTCAGATATACGGGCTGATGCCGGCTGGTGTATGGACATGGACCTACCAACGCCACCAGAGGACCGCGGGATACTGCTTGCCCGCGGTGGTGAAGGAGGGCTGGGCAATCCACATTTCCTACTAGAGAAATACCATGCGCCTAAAATTGCTACGCAAGGTATGCCGGGAGAGTCGCTACTTCTTTCCTTGGAATATAAGCAGCCATCCGATATCGGCTTGGTCGGTTTACCGAACGCTGGGAAGAGTACGCTTTTGCGTTGCCTAAGTCGAGCTGATGCCGAGGTGGGATCATACAGTTTTACGACGTTGAGCCCGAACTTTGGTGTCATGCGATTCGGCCCCGACGGCCACATGTTTTCTCAAGATGACAGAAATGAACATGAAATGCAACGTCTTACAGTGGCAGATATGCCAGGTATCATCAAGGATGCCTCAAAAAACAAGGGTTTAGGTCATGAATTTTTGCGTCACATTGAGCGATGCAGTATGCTTGTCTATGTTATAGACTTTGGACCAACCAACCCTCGACCATCAAGTGAAGTCCTCATTCTTAACAGGGAACTGGAGCAATATCGACCTGGACTCATTGATCGTGTGGCTTTGGTGGCCGCAAACAAAGCTGATCTACTAGGTGGTACTCACAATCCTTACACTGAAGAGGATGCACGAGAAAAACTCTTACGCTTTCGCCAAGACGTGGACATGATTTTTGAGCCCCGCTCTGTCCCAGTGATCCCCATTTCGGCCAAGCATCAGCTCAACATAGACCGCATGGCGAAGCACCTGCAATCTCGATGTACATTATAA